In Actinacidiphila yeochonensis CN732, a genomic segment contains:
- a CDS encoding succinate dehydrogenase cytochrome b subunit: MALATRANRPHSTARTLWDSTVGKKAVMAVSGLVMLLYLLVHMLGNLKIFFGANDYNGYAHWLRTLGEPALHYQWALWIIRVVLVASVVAHGVSAYQLSRRDARARPVGYVHRRARSSYATRTMRWGGVILALFIVWHLLDLTTLTVNRNAEPGHPYQNVEATFHTWYGDVIYIVAMLALGLHVRHGLWSAAQTLGLGSRSRDRALRAAATTVGFVLAAGFIAVPVGVMTGTIN; the protein is encoded by the coding sequence ATGGCACTGGCAACGCGTGCGAACCGCCCGCACTCCACCGCCCGCACCCTGTGGGACTCCACCGTCGGCAAGAAGGCCGTCATGGCGGTGAGCGGTCTGGTGATGCTCCTGTACCTGCTCGTCCACATGCTCGGGAACCTGAAGATCTTCTTCGGCGCGAACGACTACAACGGCTACGCGCACTGGCTGCGCACCCTGGGCGAGCCGGCCCTGCACTACCAGTGGGCGCTGTGGATCATCCGGGTGGTGCTGGTCGCCAGCGTCGTCGCCCACGGGGTGAGCGCCTACCAGCTCAGCCGCCGCGACGCCAGGGCCCGACCCGTCGGCTACGTCCACCGCCGGGCCCGCTCCAGCTACGCCACCCGCACCATGCGGTGGGGCGGGGTGATCCTGGCCCTGTTCATCGTCTGGCACCTGCTGGACCTCACCACGCTCACCGTCAACCGCAACGCGGAGCCGGGCCACCCCTACCAGAACGTCGAGGCCACCTTCCACACCTGGTACGGCGACGTCATCTACATCGTGGCGATGCTCGCCCTCGGTCTGCACGTCCGGCACGGACTGTGGTCCGCCGCCCAGACGCTCGGCCTCGGCAGCCGCAGCCGCGACCGCGCGCTCAGGGCCGCCGCCACCACCGTCGGGTTCGTCCTGGCCGCCGGGTTCATCGCCGTACCGGTCGGCGTCATGACCGGAACCATCAACTGA
- a CDS encoding LysR substrate-binding domain-containing protein, with the protein MPDVDVVFVPEAMEGGPALRQGWVDVELGVLGALDPEIRTRRLRQLTLVGVARGDHPLFSGRIDARRFAAVDHIGISRLGKRLGPVDSALADRGLRRRTPVVVPSHTSAMILARNSDLVALTVADWLPDTVAAMGLRTFPIPLGLAPLDLGMAWHPRNSADPAHRWFRDHLAAAVAPPTGTTGTGRQVPAL; encoded by the coding sequence GTGCCGGACGTGGACGTGGTCTTCGTACCCGAGGCGATGGAGGGCGGGCCCGCGCTGCGACAGGGGTGGGTGGACGTCGAGTTGGGCGTGCTCGGAGCCCTGGACCCGGAGATCCGGACCCGTCGGCTCCGGCAGCTGACGCTGGTCGGCGTGGCGCGCGGCGACCACCCGCTCTTCAGCGGGCGGATCGACGCCCGCCGGTTCGCCGCCGTCGACCACATCGGCATCTCCCGGCTCGGCAAGCGCCTCGGCCCCGTCGACAGCGCGCTCGCCGACCGCGGCCTGCGGCGCCGTACCCCGGTCGTGGTGCCCAGCCACACCAGCGCCATGATCCTCGCCAGGAACAGCGACCTGGTCGCCCTCACCGTGGCGGACTGGCTCCCCGACACCGTCGCGGCGATGGGCCTGCGTACCTTCCCCATCCCCCTCGGCCTGGCCCCGCTCGACCTCGGCATGGCCTGGCACCCGCGCAACTCCGCCGACCCGGCCCACCGCTGGTTCCGCGACCACCTGGCCGCGGCGGTGGCCCCGCCGACGGGAACGACCGGCACCGGCCGGCAGGTCCCCGCGCTCTAG
- a CDS encoding LysR family transcriptional regulator codes for MQLQQLAYFVAVADTRHFTRAAQDLHVSQPSLSQQVKALEQELGSPLFSRARGNIALTDAGQALLPLARRILADADTARQEVLELAQLRRGRVRLGATPSLCTGLLPDVLRAFHDRHPGIRLLVEEGGSHDLVRELARGQLDLALVVLPLPSPSPALTTVELFQEDLVVVSADPVPARADGEPPPESRGDALPSPLRVADLAGRPMVMFRHGYDLRDLTLSACRAAGFEPYLTVEGGEMDAVLGFVRAGLGIGVVPTTVAARAAGLRMTPIAPPGLRRTVALAHRSDVAPPRAARVLQEVLQAAARQAVRAPGLNPPPGAAPAPGR; via the coding sequence GTGCAGCTCCAGCAACTGGCGTACTTCGTGGCGGTGGCGGACACCCGGCACTTCACCCGGGCCGCGCAGGACCTGCACGTCTCGCAGCCCTCGCTGTCGCAGCAGGTCAAGGCGCTGGAGCAGGAGCTGGGCTCGCCGTTGTTCAGCCGGGCGCGCGGCAACATCGCGCTGACCGACGCCGGCCAGGCACTGCTGCCGCTGGCCCGCCGCATCCTGGCCGACGCGGACACCGCCCGGCAGGAGGTGCTGGAGCTGGCGCAGCTGCGCCGGGGCCGGGTGCGGCTGGGCGCCACGCCGAGCCTGTGCACGGGGCTGCTCCCCGACGTGCTGCGCGCCTTCCACGACCGGCACCCGGGCATCCGGCTGCTGGTGGAGGAGGGCGGCTCGCACGACCTCGTGCGCGAGCTGGCACGCGGGCAGTTGGACCTCGCGCTGGTGGTGCTGCCGCTGCCGAGCCCCTCGCCGGCGCTGACCACGGTGGAGCTCTTCCAGGAGGACCTGGTGGTGGTCTCCGCGGACCCGGTCCCGGCCCGCGCGGACGGGGAGCCCCCACCGGAGAGCCGGGGCGACGCGCTGCCGTCGCCGCTGCGGGTGGCGGATCTGGCGGGGCGGCCGATGGTGATGTTCCGCCACGGCTACGACCTGCGCGACCTGACGCTCTCGGCATGCCGGGCGGCCGGCTTCGAGCCGTACCTGACGGTGGAGGGCGGCGAGATGGACGCGGTGCTCGGCTTCGTCCGGGCGGGGCTCGGCATCGGCGTGGTGCCGACGACGGTGGCCGCGCGGGCCGCGGGGCTGCGGATGACGCCGATCGCGCCGCCGGGCCTGCGCCGCACCGTGGCGCTGGCCCACCGCAGCGACGTGGCCCCGCCCCGGGCGGCCCGGGTGCTCCAGGAGGTGCTCCAGGCCGCGGCCCGCCAGGCCGTCCGGGCGCCCGGCCTCAACCCGCCGCCCGGCGCCGCGCCGGCCCCCGGACGCTGA